In a genomic window of Lycium ferocissimum isolate CSIRO_LF1 chromosome 9, AGI_CSIRO_Lferr_CH_V1, whole genome shotgun sequence:
- the LOC132069446 gene encoding auxin-responsive protein SAUR36-like, which produces MMKKSRGFKIGRRLVRIFSCFLHRRTKGRIGNKRLSCATKAISKLFKFGRMIKHGAKGLCKPNSGYIRVGQEPVETKQVSVPKGHLAVYVGEKKDDTCRFVVPVMFFNHPLFAELLREAEMVYGYNYPGRIQIPCRVSEFENVKSRIAATGGGGELRWRQNY; this is translated from the coding sequence ATGATGAAGAAAAGTAGAGGTTTTAAAATTGGAAGGAGACTAGTGAGAATTTTCAGTTGTTTTCTTCACCGAAGAACAAAAGGAAGAATTGGAAACAAGAGGCTAAGTTGTGCAACCAAAGCCATTTCAAAGTTATTCAAATTTGGACGTATGATAAAGCATGGAGCAAAAGGTCTATGTAAACCCAACTCGGGTTACATCCGGGTCGGGCAAGAACCGGTAGAGACGAAGCAAGTGAGTGTACCAAAGGGGCACTTGGCTGTATACGTGGGTGAAAAGAAAGATGACACGTGTAGATTTGTGGTGCCTGTGATGTTCTTTAATCACCCATTGTTTGCTGAATTGTTGAGGGAAGCAGAGATGGTGTATGGGTATAATTATCCGGGTCGGATCCAAATACCGTGTCGGGTATCCGAATTTGAGAACGTTAAATCAAGAATCGCCGCCACGGGTGGTGGTGGAGAGCTGCGCTGGAGGCAGAATTACTGA